A window from Citrus sinensis cultivar Valencia sweet orange chromosome 3, DVS_A1.0, whole genome shotgun sequence encodes these proteins:
- the LOC102628829 gene encoding histone-lysine N-methyltransferase, H3 lysine-9 specific SUVH6-like, which produces MGVMDSLLQTESARVVSLPNGSHSDGRLGKAPMENGHCASQGGPKHKRRKISAVRDFPPGCGPSASRINWIPNEEAIVGVVRPDAENVVVSSNHVDMLDLVSADPNGTLLLDTENVNTSGGKIYDGSKNLNMMHIGVSDEEMVLQSGSKALSSPNSRNAVPHLSNLERILTRNYPPRRRVSAIRDFPPFCGQNASVLGKEECMEAHPSFRSSPQEESDSKGKPLKETVKTDENQIRVNGYDGDVCMNEFGGDVSKITSGKVLADFEEHATMETKNRDGFATSSKKMMTVAQEDTGEMSVVCPHATKRYRFDGKTGALIKSNERDVGVLEENPVRDIVVYGEHKQLDGTRSDFSVSDNQFQEEDSEGLQLALNRVIVQGLMASLNCPWRREKGVCKPNYVSGTGQRERKKHNLLPPSKSPSEEIIKAKGSEGSYCKRNSYSGRNAYENRSALVMRDGKDSLGHDRGQENFHLGQRSHVFDVTLPPHPRSSSGKGPENDAIGARNKVRETLRLFQAVCRKLLHEEEAKPSRQNSHKRVDYLAARILKDKKKYIPVDKKVIGSVPGVEVGDEFQYRVELNMIGLHLQIQGGIDYVKRKGKILATSIVASGGYDDNLDNSDVLIYTGQGGNVMNGGKEPEDQKLERGNLALANSIHEQNPVRVIRGDTKAVESRTYIYDGLYLVERYWQDVGSHGKLVFKFKLARIPGQPELSWKVVKKCKKSKVREGLCVDDISQGKELIPICAVNTVDDEKPPSFKYITNIIYPDWCRPVPPKGCDCTNGCSELGKCACVAKNGGELPYNHNGAIVQAKPLVYECRPSCKCPPSCYNRVSQQGIKFQLEIFKTEARGWGVRSLNSIPSGSFICEYAGELLEEKEAERRTSNDEYLFDIGNKYSDGSLWGGLSNVMPDAPSSSCGVVEDGGFTIDAVEYGNVGRFVNHSCSPNLYAQNVLYDHEDKRMPHIMLFAAENIPPLQELTYHYNYVIDQVYDLSGNIKKKSCFCGSSECTGRLY; this is translated from the coding sequence ATGGGGGTTATGGACAGTTTGCTGCAGACAGAGTCAGCTAGAGTTGTTTCATTACCTAATGGTAGTCATTCTGATGGTAGGTTGGGAAAAGCGCCTATGGAAAATGGCCACTGTGCTTCGCAAGGTGGTCCCAAGCATAAGCGGCGAAAAATTTCTGCTGTTCGAGATTTTCCACCCGGGTGTGGACCGTCTGCCTCAAGGATCAATTGGATACCTAATGAAGAAGCCATTGTTGGTGTAGTTAGGCCTGAtgctgaaaatgttgttgtctcATCTAATCATGTGGATATGCTGGATCTAGTTAGTGCTGACCCGAATGGAACATTGTTGCTAGACACCGAAAATGTAAACACTTCAGGAGGCAAAATTTATGATGGgtcaaaaaatttgaacatGATGCATATTGGTGTTTCAGATGAAGAGATGGTCCTGCAAAGTGGTTCAAAGGCACTATCCTCACCTAATTCGCGAAATGCTGTTCCACATTTAAGTAATCTGGAGAGAATTTTGACTAGAAATTATCCTCCTAGGAGAAGAGTTTCTGCTATCAGAGACTTTCCTCCCTTCTGTGGGCAAAATGCTTCAGTTCTTGGTAAAGAAGAGTGCATGGAAGCACATCCTTCTTTTAGGAGTTCACCTCAAGAGGAGTCTGATTCCAAAGGCAAACCATTAAAAGAGACTGTGAAGACTGATGAAAACCAAATCAGAGTGAACGGTTATGATGGAGATGTTTGCATGAATGAGTTTGGAGGCGATGTTTCTAAAATCACCAGTGGTAAAGTTCTTGCTGATTTTGAAGAGCATGCTACCATGGAAACAAAGAATCGTGATGGCTTCGCAACTTCTTCTAAGAAAATGATGACAGTTGCTCAGGAAGATACGGGTGAAATGAGTGTTGTATGTCCTCATGCAACTAAACGATACCGGTTTGATGGTAAGACTGGGGCACTCATAAAATCAAACGAAAGGGATGTTGGAGTTTTGGAGGAAAATCCAGTGAGGGATATCGTGGTTTATGGAGAGCACAAACAGCTTGATGGAACCCGGTCAGATTTTTCTGTAAGTGACAATCAATTCCAAGAGGAAGATTCTGAAGGTTTACAGCTTGCATTGAACAGGGTTATTGTGCAAGGTCTAATGGCATCGCTGAACTGTCCATGGAGACGGGAGAAAGGGGTTTGCAAACCTAACTATGTTAGTGGTACAGGTCAAAGGGAAAGAAAGAAGCATAATTTGCTGCCACCTTCTAAATCTCCTTCTGAGGAAATTATCAAAGCAAAAGGCTCTGAAGGATCATACTGTAAGAGGAATTCATATTCAGGAAGAAATGCCTATGAAAATAGGAGTGCATTGGTGATGAGGGATGGGAAAGATTCTCTTGGGCATGATAGAGGACAAGAAAACTTTCATCTGGGTCAAAGATCGCATGTTTTTGATGTGACCCTCCCTCCTCATCCCAGGAGTTCAAGTGGTAAAGGTCCTGAAAATGATGCTATTGGTGCCCGAAACAAGGTGAGGGAGACATTGCGTCTGTTTCAAGCTGTTTGTAGGAAGCTGTTGCatgaagaagaagcaaaaccCAGCAGACAAAATTCTCATAAGAGGGTTGATTATCTAGCAGCAAGGATTCTCAAGGACAAAAAGAAATACATCCCTGTCGACAAAAAAGTCATTGGATCGGTTCCAGGAGTTGAAGTGGGCGACGAGTTTCAATACAGGGTGGAGCTGAATATGATTGGTCTTCATCTCCAAATTCAGGGTGGTATAGATTATGTCAAGCGCAAGGGAAAAATTCTTGCTACAAGTATTGTAGCATCTGGGGGTTACGATGATAACTTGGACAACTCAGATGTTTTGATTTACACTGGTCAGGGAGGGAATGTGATGAACGGAGGCAAGGAACCTGAAGATCAGAAGCTTGAACGAGGGAATCTAGCTCTAGCGAACAGCATACATGAACAGAATCCTGTAAGAGTGATCCGTGGTGATACAAAGGCTGTAGAATCTAGGACGTACATTTATGATGGTCTGTATTTGGTGGAGAGATATTGGCAGGATGTGGGCTCACATGGTAAGCTGGTTTTCAAGTTTAAGTTGGCCCGAATTCCGGGTCAGCCGGAGCTTTCTTGGAAAGTGGTGAAGAAGTGCAAAAAATCTAAAGTACGTGAGGGTCTATGTGTTGATGATATCTCACAAGGAAAGGAGTTGATTCCCATTTGTGCTGTGAACACTGTAGATGATGAAAAGCCCCCATCATTTAAATACATAACCAATATTATATATCCTGATTGGTGCCGTCCTGTTCCTCCAAAGGGTTGTGATTGCACTAACGGATGTTCAGAGTTGGGGAAATGTGCTTGTGTGGCTAAAAATGGAGGGGAGCTTCCTTACAACCACAATGGGGCCATTGTTCAGGCAAAGCCCCTTGTCTATGAGTGTCGTCCTTCTTGCAAGTGCCCTCCTTCTTGCTATAATAGAGTCAGCCAGCAGGGTATCAAATTTCAGCTTGAGATCTTCAAAACTGAAGCACGGGGATGGGGTGTGAGATCACTAAATTCCATTCCTTCAGGAAGTTTTATCTGTGAGTACGCGGGGGAGCTCCTTGAAGAGAAGGAAGCGGAAAGAAGAACCAGTAATGATGAGTATCTATTTGATATTGGGAATAAGTATAGTGATGGTTCTCTTTGGGGTGGACTTTCGAATGTTATGCCTGATGCACCATCAAGTTCCTGTGGAGTTGTGGAGGATGGTGGATTTACCATTGATGCAGTGGAGTATGGCAATGTGGGGAGATTTGTTAACCACAGTTGTTCGCCTAATCTTTATGCCCAAAACGTCCTTTATGATCATGAGGACAAGAGAATGCCTCACATAATGCTCTTTGCTGCTGAGAACATTCCTCCCCTGCAAGAGCTGACTTATCATTACAATTACGTGATAgatcaagtttatgatttGTCTGGCAACATTAAGAAGAAGAGTTGCTTTTGTGGTTCTTCAGAATGCACTGGTCGGTTGTACTGA